In Nocardia sp. NBC_00403, one DNA window encodes the following:
- a CDS encoding metal-dependent transcriptional regulator, producing the protein MAPVLSSVAQDYLKVIWTAQEWSQEKVSTKLLAERIGVSASTVSEAVRKLADQGLVEHARYGSITLTEDGRLAAIAMVRRHRLIETFLVSELGYGWDEVHDEAEVLEHAVSELLMARIDAKLGFPDRDPHGDPIPSVDGAVPTPPARQLSDFAAAESGRVARISDADPDMLRYFDSVGIALDTPIAVVERRDFAGTIAIRIEDRTIDLGSPAAQAIWLTTTD; encoded by the coding sequence ATGGCGCCGGTGCTCTCGTCGGTGGCTCAGGACTACCTCAAGGTGATCTGGACCGCGCAGGAGTGGTCGCAGGAGAAGGTGTCGACGAAGCTGCTGGCCGAGCGGATCGGCGTTTCGGCCTCCACCGTCTCCGAGGCGGTCCGCAAACTCGCCGATCAAGGTCTGGTAGAACACGCTCGCTACGGCTCCATCACGCTCACCGAGGACGGCCGCCTCGCGGCCATCGCCATGGTGCGCAGGCACCGGCTGATCGAAACGTTCCTGGTCAGTGAGCTGGGCTACGGCTGGGACGAGGTGCACGACGAGGCCGAGGTGCTCGAGCACGCCGTCTCCGAACTCCTGATGGCCCGTATCGACGCCAAACTCGGCTTCCCGGACCGCGACCCGCACGGTGACCCCATCCCCTCGGTCGACGGCGCCGTCCCCACCCCACCGGCCCGCCAGCTCAGTGACTTCGCGGCCGCCGAATCCGGCCGCGTCGCCCGCATCTCCGATGCCGATCCCGACATGCTGCGCTACTTCGACTCCGTCGGCATCGCCCTCGACACACCGATCGCCGTCGTGGAACGTCGCGACTTCGCAGGCACCATCGCCATCCGCATCGAGGACCGCACCATCGACCTCGGCAGCCCCGCCGCCCAGGCCATCTGGCTCACCACCACCGACTGA
- a CDS encoding EF-hand domain-containing protein produces the protein MSERPVDTFELWDRDGDGLVSVDDITEGIRALGLDVDAEAIERLVAAADTNGDFLVSKAEFDAALVAGRIEVTDADAAFRVFDTNGDGQISVDELESLIRHVGAGRIDEPAVSLLAAADTNGDGYLSLPEFRALLDFLSR, from the coding sequence ATGAGTGAACGACCGGTCGACACTTTCGAACTGTGGGATCGTGATGGCGACGGGCTGGTTTCGGTGGACGACATCACCGAGGGCATCCGCGCCCTCGGACTGGACGTCGATGCCGAGGCGATCGAACGCCTGGTCGCGGCCGCCGACACCAACGGCGACTTCCTGGTCTCCAAGGCCGAATTCGACGCCGCTCTCGTCGCAGGCCGCATAGAGGTCACCGACGCCGACGCCGCCTTCCGCGTCTTCGACACCAACGGCGACGGTCAAATCTCTGTCGACGAACTCGAATCCCTGATCCGCCATGTCGGTGCGGGCCGCATCGACGAACCAGCCGTATCCCTCCTGGCCGCCGCCGACACCAACGGCGACGGCTACCTTTCGCTCCCAGAATTTCGAGCCCTCCTCGACTTCCTCTCCCGCTGA
- a CDS encoding DUF4345 domain-containing protein, which yields MTAVLKWLTMAMGVACVAIGFFHLGFGIDGIPDMGSSGVTADSQTRFFGAIFVGYGVVWIWAARQSPISAVAIRWLAGIFLLGAVGRGISLAVYGWPHWFQIVLTAIELVLPPVFFVLSRGEETRFERDTRGVTAPA from the coding sequence ATGACCGCCGTACTCAAATGGCTCACGATGGCAATGGGTGTCGCGTGTGTGGCGATCGGGTTCTTTCACCTGGGATTCGGCATCGATGGCATCCCGGACATGGGTTCCTCCGGCGTGACCGCCGACAGCCAGACTCGATTCTTCGGCGCGATCTTCGTCGGTTACGGCGTCGTGTGGATCTGGGCCGCACGGCAGTCGCCGATCTCGGCGGTGGCGATCCGCTGGCTCGCCGGAATCTTCCTGCTCGGCGCTGTCGGACGCGGGATATCGCTGGCCGTCTACGGCTGGCCGCACTGGTTCCAGATCGTGCTCACCGCGATCGAGCTTGTGCTCCCGCCCGTGTTCTTTGTGCTGTCCAGGGGCGAGGAAACGCGCTTCGAGCGCGACACTCGCGGCGTCACGGCTCCGGCCTGA
- a CDS encoding TetR/AcrR family transcriptional regulator gives MPTRRRLSPDERRRLLLDAGAKLFAERAYDTVLMEDVATAAGVSRALLYRHFPTKRDLFAGVYQLAADRLLVATKLDTETPLREQLSAGLDAHFDYFEANGTTVITANKVLAGDPTIQAIITGELGELRHRLLEVIGVEGATRDTTSAILMSWLTFVRVLSIEWLENRAFSRAELREVCIGALLGALEPVLGARDE, from the coding sequence GTGCCCACCCGCCGCCGCCTCTCCCCCGACGAACGCCGCCGCCTACTGCTGGACGCCGGTGCGAAGCTGTTCGCCGAACGCGCGTACGACACCGTGCTGATGGAAGACGTCGCGACCGCAGCAGGGGTGTCGCGGGCCCTGCTCTACCGGCATTTCCCCACCAAGAGAGATCTCTTCGCGGGGGTCTATCAGCTAGCCGCGGACCGGCTGCTCGTGGCAACGAAACTCGATACCGAAACCCCACTGCGAGAACAACTCTCAGCGGGCCTGGACGCCCACTTCGACTACTTCGAGGCCAACGGCACAACAGTGATCACCGCCAACAAGGTGCTCGCGGGCGACCCCACCATCCAGGCCATCATCACCGGCGAACTCGGCGAGCTACGCCACCGACTGCTCGAGGTGATCGGCGTCGAAGGCGCCACCCGGGATACCACCTCCGCCATCCTGATGAGCTGGCTCACCTTCGTCCGCGTGCTATCGATCGAGTGGCTGGAAAACCGCGCCTTCTCCCGCGCCGAACTCCGTGAGGTCTGCATCGGCGCACTGCTCGGCGCACTCGAACCCGTTCTCGGCGCCCGGGACGAGTGA
- the truB gene encoding tRNA pseudouridine(55) synthase TruB encodes MAGSTVRPDVLGGLLIVDKDGGWTSHDVVAKCRKLLRTKKVGHAGTLDPMATGVLVLGVERTTKLLGLLTLTTKAYTATIRLGQATTTDDAEGEVLATTPANHLSDGEIATATAELTGNIEQVPATVSAIKVNGERAYARHRAGEDVQLAARPVTVSRFDVLARHDISDGDFVDLDVEVECSSGTYVRALARDLGAALGVGGHLTVLRRTRVGPFTLEHARTLDELALAAEADTPLLSLGVDDAVRTAFPHRTISAQEAESLRDGRWLEPIGIKGVHAALTEDGTAIALLEESGKRAASVMVVRPRGLVD; translated from the coding sequence ATGGCCGGCTCGACGGTGCGTCCCGATGTGCTCGGTGGTCTGCTGATCGTGGACAAAGACGGCGGCTGGACCAGCCACGATGTGGTAGCGAAGTGTCGGAAGCTGTTGCGCACCAAGAAGGTCGGTCACGCGGGCACATTGGACCCGATGGCCACCGGGGTGCTCGTGCTCGGCGTGGAGCGCACCACCAAGCTGCTCGGGCTGCTCACCCTCACCACCAAGGCCTACACTGCGACCATTCGCCTCGGCCAGGCCACCACCACCGACGACGCCGAGGGCGAGGTGCTCGCGACGACACCGGCGAACCACCTGTCCGATGGCGAAATTGCCACGGCCACAGCGGAACTGACCGGCAATATCGAACAGGTGCCTGCCACCGTCAGCGCGATCAAGGTGAACGGCGAACGCGCCTACGCGCGCCATCGCGCCGGTGAGGACGTGCAGCTCGCCGCCCGCCCCGTGACGGTGTCCCGCTTCGATGTGCTGGCCCGCCACGATATTTCGGACGGCGATTTCGTAGACCTCGACGTCGAAGTCGAATGCTCGTCGGGCACCTACGTGCGCGCGCTGGCCCGCGACCTCGGTGCCGCTCTCGGCGTCGGTGGACACCTGACCGTGTTGCGCCGCACCCGAGTCGGTCCCTTCACTCTCGAACATGCACGCACCCTGGACGAATTGGCGCTCGCCGCGGAAGCCGACACCCCGCTGCTGAGCTTGGGCGTGGACGACGCCGTCCGGACCGCCTTTCCACACCGCACGATCAGCGCGCAGGAGGCCGAGTCGCTGCGCGACGGGCGTTGGCTCGAGCCGATCGGCATCAAGGGTGTACATGCCGCGCTCACCGAGGACGGAACAGCCATTGCGCTGCTGGAGGAGAGCGGTAAACGCGCTGCCTCGGTGATGGTCGTGCGTCCGCGCGGGTTGGTCGACTGA
- the npt gene encoding 4'-phosphopantetheinyl transferase Npt yields the protein MIEKILPAGVASAELLEYPEELTAHPAEEHLIAKSVEKRRRDFIGARHCARLALAELGEPPVAIGKGERGAPVWPRGIVGSLTHTEGYRAAALAHKLRFRSVGIDAEPHGPLPEGVLDSVSLPPEREWLTSASPLVAVHLDRLLFCAKEATYKAWWPLTARWLGFEDAHITFTVDESSDGAGTGTFHSELLVPGQTNDGGVPLTSFDGRWMIGDGLILTAIVHG from the coding sequence ATGATCGAGAAAATTCTGCCTGCTGGTGTGGCCTCGGCCGAGCTGTTGGAGTACCCGGAGGAGCTGACGGCGCATCCTGCGGAGGAGCATCTCATCGCGAAGTCGGTGGAGAAGCGGCGTCGGGACTTCATCGGAGCCCGGCATTGCGCGCGACTCGCGTTGGCGGAGCTCGGCGAGCCGCCGGTGGCCATCGGTAAAGGGGAGCGGGGTGCGCCGGTGTGGCCGCGCGGCATCGTCGGGAGCCTGACGCACACCGAGGGGTATCGGGCGGCGGCGCTGGCGCACAAGCTGCGGTTCCGGTCTGTCGGGATCGATGCGGAACCGCATGGTCCGCTGCCCGAGGGCGTGCTGGATTCGGTGAGCCTGCCGCCGGAGCGAGAGTGGCTCACCAGCGCGAGCCCCCTCGTTGCCGTGCATCTCGACCGACTGCTGTTCTGTGCCAAGGAAGCCACCTACAAGGCATGGTGGCCGCTGACGGCGCGTTGGCTCGGCTTCGAGGACGCGCACATCACCTTCACCGTCGACGAGAGCTCCGACGGTGCCGGTACCGGTACCTTCCACAGCGAGCTGCTGGTGCCAGGGCAGACCAATGACGGTGGCGTGCCGTTGACCTCCTTCGACGGTCGCTGGATGATCGGCGACGGGCTCATCCTCACCGCGATTGTGCACGGCTGA
- a CDS encoding metallophosphoesterase family protein, translating into MIPKLMAVSDVHVGHQGNRPVVEEIRADSPEDWLIVAGDVAEKSDDIRWTLELLRRRFAKVIWVPGNHELWTTAKDPVQMHGAARYDYLVSICRDLDVLTPEDPFPVWEGAGAEEHGGRVTLAPMFLLYDYSWLPAGTTTKAEGLAVARDRNVVATDEFLLSPDPFSTRDAWCHARVQVTQRKLDALAPGTPLVMINHFPLVRQPTDVLFYPEFALWCGTDLTADWHTRYNVVCSVYGHLHIPRTSYYDGVRFEEVSLGYPREWQRRGLPDRLLRQILPAPEYPPGSLNKWGGHFKVTPEMEAAAAEMRSKAERRRGV; encoded by the coding sequence GTGATACCCAAGTTGATGGCGGTGAGCGACGTTCATGTCGGCCACCAGGGGAATCGTCCGGTGGTCGAGGAGATCAGGGCGGATTCGCCGGAGGACTGGTTGATCGTCGCCGGGGACGTGGCGGAGAAGAGCGACGACATCCGGTGGACGCTCGAGCTGTTGCGCCGCCGGTTCGCGAAGGTGATCTGGGTGCCGGGTAACCACGAATTGTGGACCACGGCAAAGGACCCGGTCCAGATGCACGGTGCGGCGCGATACGACTATCTGGTGTCGATCTGCCGCGATCTCGACGTGCTCACACCGGAGGATCCGTTCCCGGTATGGGAGGGCGCAGGCGCCGAGGAGCACGGCGGACGGGTGACCTTGGCCCCGATGTTCCTGCTCTACGACTACTCGTGGCTGCCCGCAGGGACCACCACGAAGGCCGAGGGACTGGCCGTCGCCCGCGACCGCAACGTAGTGGCGACCGACGAGTTCTTGCTGTCGCCGGACCCGTTCTCGACCCGCGACGCCTGGTGCCATGCCCGAGTCCAGGTCACCCAGCGCAAGCTGGACGCACTCGCGCCCGGCACGCCGTTGGTGATGATCAACCACTTCCCGCTGGTTCGCCAACCCACCGACGTGTTGTTCTACCCGGAGTTCGCCCTCTGGTGTGGCACCGACCTGACCGCCGACTGGCACACCCGATACAACGTGGTGTGCTCGGTTTACGGCCACCTGCACATCCCGCGCACCTCCTACTACGACGGCGTCCGATTCGAAGAGGTCTCCCTCGGTTACCCCCGCGAATGGCAGCGCCGCGGCCTGCCCGACCGCCTGCTGCGCCAGATCCTGCCTGCCCCGGAGTACCCGCCGGGCTCGCTGAACAAGTGGGGCGGCCATTTCAAGGTCACGCCGGAAATGGAAGCGGCCGCCGCCGAAATGCGGAGCAAAGCAGAACGTCGCCGCGGAGTCTGA
- a CDS encoding Ig-like domain repeat protein, with amino-acid sequence MEAFDPNDYRKRVLAGVERRGGIEHSDPFELYDIPLAEADMLSDAEVAARVAEVWGFWQRQRDHPKYRVLVGLLVEAHSILSGLVLEAGTRRAEAARVRERRTQRDADRYDMLDTAISRLVQRYGGVPAGKVEGLTEIGAMGGLSAAEVATRMRRHRVIADAEPAAPSVLTDQRRRQIRQLLAEWERLLEGPPTPTLFALLRVESTNAGRTREIRLRAEALRARSRELPPGRVRVVLDELLIHVHDVLESGDTAMAEYLRAVAEDVAAELRPKVRAAVLVEDELVGADFQYLLDEAVALGLDRAGATRLLTGLAAELGASVEDSSHGVPPRTPTSSDTSLPRTAPHGTTAPRPRTASTSSTSPTRSGTPVPRQWEAPLKAARAALRAGRPSEAARQVAEARRLLGADDDGLTPIRSVADEVDRVLAAAAAQWRSASAACAAKRYVEAVPHLESLQRTASDVPPPQQGRTLDELLAGARAAIAEADRLVAVAQAGPAETLLRGLVDAKAICADHEGAAAALAQAPVEAPARVEATSTATGSVLVVWSPSSTATVDYRVTRLQPDGSWRVVGRTRATELEDGGAPAGRLPVYAVAAAVAGKYSEITRSDTARTLHPGAESPKPLGEQQLSLPEPALNDSIPASINPEVRPMPAQGDPGDAPGAAVSSSDDAGPATGDDRHSPRDYGYSRGDGEFSPESRGNVQSHGATSPVPPERSQGDGGGSSGEHVSSPPEREYPLADRGRSDGDRVPAQDDPAYQHDDPAPSGIPTVTGLAEQNGLLVFTWPSGVTEVMVVIRADEPPSTPDDPCARAWKVTNMRYEIDGGVRIPEHIDRPCHIAIASCRREATGKLTVATGFADTARIHWDC; translated from the coding sequence ATGGAGGCATTCGACCCGAACGACTATCGCAAGCGTGTGCTCGCTGGCGTCGAGCGCAGAGGCGGCATCGAGCACTCGGATCCGTTCGAGCTCTACGACATTCCGCTGGCGGAAGCAGACATGCTGAGCGACGCCGAGGTGGCCGCACGGGTCGCCGAGGTGTGGGGTTTCTGGCAGCGTCAGCGCGATCATCCGAAGTACCGGGTGCTGGTGGGGCTGCTTGTCGAGGCGCACTCCATTTTGTCGGGGCTGGTGCTCGAGGCGGGAACGCGGCGGGCCGAGGCGGCGCGGGTGCGTGAGCGTCGTACCCAGCGCGACGCGGATCGATACGACATGCTCGATACCGCGATATCCCGCTTGGTGCAGCGCTACGGCGGCGTACCGGCCGGAAAAGTCGAGGGGCTGACCGAGATCGGCGCGATGGGTGGGCTCAGTGCCGCCGAGGTTGCGACTCGGATGCGCAGGCACCGAGTCATCGCCGACGCCGAACCCGCCGCTCCCAGCGTGCTCACCGACCAGCGCAGACGGCAGATCCGCCAACTGCTCGCTGAATGGGAGCGGCTGCTGGAGGGACCACCGACACCGACCTTGTTCGCCCTGCTCCGAGTGGAATCTACAAACGCGGGCCGGACTCGCGAGATTCGGCTGCGTGCCGAGGCATTGCGCGCCCGGTCTCGGGAACTGCCGCCGGGGCGGGTTCGAGTGGTGTTGGATGAACTGCTGATTCATGTTCACGACGTGCTCGAGTCCGGTGACACTGCCATGGCGGAATACCTGCGCGCGGTGGCCGAGGATGTTGCCGCCGAGCTTCGCCCGAAGGTCAGGGCCGCGGTGCTCGTCGAAGACGAGCTCGTCGGTGCGGACTTCCAATATCTCCTCGACGAGGCTGTCGCGTTGGGGCTCGACCGCGCCGGCGCTACTCGGCTGCTTACCGGACTCGCCGCGGAACTCGGTGCTTCCGTGGAGGATTCGTCGCACGGCGTGCCACCCCGAACACCTACGTCGTCCGATACATCGCTGCCGAGGACCGCGCCGCATGGCACGACCGCACCCCGACCGCGAACAGCATCGACGTCGAGTACGTCGCCGACCCGATCGGGAACGCCGGTGCCTCGGCAATGGGAGGCGCCGTTGAAGGCGGCACGCGCGGCGTTGCGAGCCGGCCGTCCGAGCGAAGCGGCGCGTCAGGTCGCCGAGGCACGTCGGCTCCTCGGCGCCGATGATGACGGCCTGACACCCATCAGGTCGGTCGCCGACGAAGTGGATCGAGTGCTCGCGGCGGCCGCAGCGCAGTGGCGCAGCGCGAGCGCGGCTTGCGCGGCGAAGCGATACGTCGAGGCCGTGCCGCACCTGGAGTCCTTGCAGCGCACCGCCTCCGACGTGCCGCCCCCACAGCAGGGTCGTACCCTCGACGAACTACTTGCCGGAGCACGGGCGGCGATCGCCGAAGCCGACCGGCTCGTTGCCGTAGCACAGGCGGGGCCCGCCGAGACCCTGCTGCGCGGTCTGGTCGACGCCAAAGCTATCTGCGCCGACCATGAAGGCGCAGCAGCCGCGCTCGCGCAGGCGCCTGTCGAGGCGCCGGCCCGTGTCGAGGCCACCAGCACCGCGACCGGATCGGTCCTGGTGGTCTGGTCACCATCATCGACTGCCACAGTCGACTACCGAGTGACCCGCCTGCAACCGGACGGCTCCTGGCGCGTAGTCGGCCGCACCCGAGCCACCGAACTCGAAGACGGTGGCGCACCCGCAGGCCGGCTGCCCGTCTACGCGGTAGCCGCCGCAGTTGCCGGGAAGTACTCGGAGATCACCCGATCCGACACCGCACGCACCCTGCATCCCGGAGCTGAGTCACCGAAACCACTTGGTGAGCAACAACTCTCACTGCCCGAACCTGCGCTGAACGATTCGATACCGGCGTCGATCAATCCCGAGGTCCGTCCCATGCCCGCGCAGGGCGATCCTGGCGATGCGCCGGGTGCCGCTGTGTCATCGTCCGACGATGCTGGGCCCGCCACGGGCGATGACCGGCATTCGCCTCGTGATTACGGCTATTCGAGGGGTGATGGTGAGTTCTCGCCGGAGAGTCGTGGAAATGTGCAGAGTCATGGTGCGACCTCGCCGGTCCCGCCGGAGCGTTCGCAGGGCGATGGCGGTGGCTCGTCCGGCGAGCATGTGTCCTCACCGCCCGAACGCGAGTATCCGCTGGCCGATCGGGGGCGCTCCGACGGCGATCGTGTACCGGCACAAGATGATCCCGCGTACCAGCACGATGATCCCGCTCCCAGCGGGATCCCCACTGTCACAGGCTTGGCCGAGCAAAACGGCCTACTGGTGTTCACCTGGCCGAGTGGCGTCACCGAAGTAATGGTCGTGATCCGTGCCGACGAGCCGCCGAGCACCCCGGACGACCCGTGCGCCCGTGCGTGGAAGGTCACCAATATGCGCTACGAGATCGACGGCGGCGTCCGCATCCCCGAGCACATCGACCGCCCATGCCACATCGCGATAGCGTCATGCCGTCGCGAAGCAACGGGAAAGCTCACTGTTGCAACAGGTTTCGCAGACACGGCCCGAATCCACTGGGATTGCTAG